One Chlorobaculum limnaeum genomic window carries:
- a CDS encoding sigma-70 family RNA polymerase sigma factor — MKEKKQMLTAQEQLKQQEFHQEAVAHINSLYNYALHLTMNPDDAEDLVQETYLKAYKFFDSFERGTNCKAWLFKILKNNYINKFRKNAREPGKVDYDLIKDFYHTIKDVQSDTTEAESDFFHSLLHEEVYQALQSLPEEFREVIQLCDIEGFTYEEIANMVESPIGTVRSRLYRGRKLLRAKLEDYAKKHGYDTEYGE; from the coding sequence ATGAAAGAGAAAAAACAGATGCTCACGGCTCAGGAACAGCTCAAACAACAAGAGTTTCATCAGGAGGCAGTCGCGCACATCAATTCACTCTACAACTACGCGCTGCATCTGACGATGAACCCGGACGACGCAGAAGACCTGGTGCAGGAAACCTACCTGAAGGCTTATAAATTTTTCGATTCGTTCGAACGGGGAACAAACTGCAAGGCGTGGCTGTTTAAAATCCTCAAAAACAACTACATTAACAAATTTCGTAAAAATGCAAGGGAGCCCGGCAAAGTCGATTACGACCTGATCAAGGATTTCTACCATACGATCAAGGACGTACAGAGCGACACCACGGAAGCCGAGTCAGATTTTTTCCACTCCCTCTTGCACGAAGAGGTTTATCAGGCATTGCAGTCACTTCCCGAAGAGTTCAGGGAGGTCATACAGTTGTGCGATATTGAAGGATTCACCTATGAGGAGATCGCCAATATGGTCGAAAGTCCAATCGGAACGGTTCGGTCACGTCTGTACAGAGGCAGAAAACTGTTGCGTGCCAAACTCGAAGATTACGCTAAAAAGCACGGTTACGACACCGAATACGGTGAGTGA
- a CDS encoding anti-sigma factor — protein sequence MSAALDGELSPKEEEELAQHLAECPECRAEFQDAKKNQIIIRERIVRVKAPTTLIESITRLTSITT from the coding sequence ATGAGCGCAGCTCTCGATGGAGAACTCTCTCCAAAAGAAGAGGAAGAGCTTGCGCAACACCTTGCTGAATGTCCTGAATGCCGGGCCGAGTTTCAGGATGCGAAAAAAAACCAAATCATCATCAGAGAGCGCATCGTGCGCGTCAAGGCACCCACAACGCTTATCGAATCGATCACGAGACTGACCAGCATCACCACTTGA
- a CDS encoding ArsR/SmtB family transcription factor has protein sequence MSKSITISDEEVKKWQFNMPDEILDAVSNRFKLLSEPMRLKILRTLCDKERTVQEIVKEVGASQANISKHLALMHDNGVVNRRKEGLKCYYRISDDSIVYACFLISKSVVENLQDRLSWIQKVNSNLTT, from the coding sequence ATGAGCAAATCGATTACCATATCAGATGAAGAGGTTAAAAAATGGCAGTTCAACATGCCGGACGAGATACTCGACGCCGTATCGAACCGCTTCAAGCTGCTCTCCGAGCCGATGCGGCTTAAAATCCTGAGGACTCTTTGCGACAAAGAGCGCACGGTTCAGGAGATCGTAAAGGAGGTCGGCGCCAGCCAGGCCAACATTTCCAAGCACTTGGCGCTCATGCACGACAACGGCGTCGTCAACCGCCGCAAGGAGGGACTCAAGTGCTACTACCGGATTTCGGACGACAGCATCGTTTACGCCTGCTTTCTCATCTCGAAAAGTGTGGTTGAAAATCTTCAGGACAGGCTGAGCTGGATTCAAAAGGTCAACAGCAACCTGACTACCTGA
- a CDS encoding Hsp20/alpha crystallin family protein → MLMKIAKDPMRLFDDIWSGTQMPTAPSFKVDISEDEHAFHLDAELPGLTKENILLNIEDDVLTIKAERTQNEEQKKKDYHRIERSYGSFSRSFNIGELIDKENIGAAFDNGVLHVTLPKMQPVKKTREISIN, encoded by the coding sequence ATGTTGATGAAAATAGCGAAAGACCCGATGAGGCTGTTCGACGATATCTGGAGCGGAACCCAGATGCCGACCGCACCATCATTCAAGGTCGATATTTCAGAGGACGAACATGCTTTTCATCTCGATGCCGAGTTGCCGGGTCTCACCAAAGAGAACATCTTGCTCAATATCGAGGATGACGTACTGACTATCAAGGCCGAGCGCACCCAGAACGAGGAGCAGAAAAAGAAGGATTATCACCGTATCGAGAGAAGCTACGGTTCATTTTCCCGGAGCTTCAACATCGGCGAACTGATCGACAAGGAGAATATCGGCGCGGCATTCGATAACGGCGTGCTGCACGTCACGCTTCCAAAGATGCAGCCGGTCAAGAAAACTAGGGAAATTTCCATCAACTGA